In Leptospira harrisiae, a genomic segment contains:
- the kdsA gene encoding 3-deoxy-8-phosphooctulonate synthase — MYDLIEEREFFGKKIGGRNPFFLISGPCVMENKELLDRVCGEMKAICDDLGIVYIFKSSFDKANRSSINSYRGPGLEEGRKLLDFIKNKYNVPVLTDIHETIQVDPLKDTVDIFQIPAFLSRQTDLIAKAAETGKWVNVKKGQFMAPDDTRHIKTKIQESGSEKYMVTERGASFGYGNLVFDLRGIPMMHKHGIPIVFDATHSAQLPGAAGNITGGVREFIPHMVRGAVSVGVEGLFMEVHPDPEKALSDATTQFPLAKAKNLLTQLLELDRLVKTKFLEA; from the coding sequence ATGTACGATTTAATTGAAGAAAGAGAATTTTTCGGTAAAAAAATCGGGGGTCGTAATCCCTTCTTTTTGATTTCCGGTCCTTGTGTGATGGAAAACAAAGAATTACTCGATAGAGTTTGTGGAGAGATGAAAGCTATTTGCGATGATTTAGGGATTGTTTATATCTTTAAATCTTCTTTTGACAAAGCCAATCGTTCTTCGATCAATTCTTACAGAGGACCTGGTTTGGAAGAAGGAAGGAAACTTCTGGATTTTATCAAAAACAAATACAATGTTCCTGTACTCACAGACATCCATGAAACCATCCAAGTCGATCCTTTAAAAGATACTGTTGATATCTTCCAAATTCCCGCATTCCTGAGTCGCCAGACCGATTTGATTGCAAAGGCAGCCGAAACTGGAAAATGGGTGAATGTTAAAAAGGGCCAGTTTATGGCACCGGATGACACCCGTCATATCAAAACAAAAATCCAAGAGTCTGGATCTGAGAAGTATATGGTGACCGAAAGGGGAGCTAGTTTCGGATACGGAAATCTAGTCTTTGATTTACGTGGAATTCCGATGATGCACAAACATGGGATTCCGATTGTATTTGATGCCACTCACTCTGCACAACTCCCTGGTGCTGCGGGAAACATCACTGGTGGGGTTCGCGAATTCATTCCTCATATGGTTCGTGGAGCAGTCTCTGTTGGAGTGGAAGGACTTTTTATGGAAGTCCATCCTGATCCAGAAAAAGCGCTTTCAGATGCCACTACACAGTTTCCTTTAGCCAAAGCAAAAAATCTTTTAACCCAACTTTTGGAACTTGATCGTTTGGTAAAAACCAAATTTTTAGAGGCCTAA
- a CDS encoding TlpA family protein disulfide reductase: protein MTKTLRHAKSSFYLIFLLSLLFCKPQGEPDDFYPEPLATVNGTSEKMETFKGKVLVLDFWATWCEPCAKAVPTINKWKSSVSEKDFVFRGVNTDTSEPIEKIKKDMERLKMSYPTLLDKDWKLTDFYHVEGIPCLLVFDRSGKIVYRQYGLIESDLSGLVIRSHVWAASDLP from the coding sequence ATGACCAAAACTTTGCGACACGCTAAATCCAGTTTTTATCTGATCTTTCTCCTTTCTCTCCTTTTTTGTAAACCCCAAGGTGAACCTGACGATTTTTATCCAGAACCCCTGGCCACTGTGAACGGCACCTCGGAAAAGATGGAAACTTTTAAGGGAAAGGTCCTTGTTTTGGATTTTTGGGCCACCTGGTGTGAACCTTGTGCGAAAGCAGTACCCACCATCAACAAGTGGAAGTCTTCAGTTTCGGAAAAGGATTTTGTATTTCGAGGAGTTAACACCGATACATCGGAACCCATTGAAAAAATCAAAAAAGATATGGAACGATTGAAGATGAGTTACCCCACCTTACTGGATAAAGACTGGAAATTAACAGATTTTTATCATGTCGAAGGAATTCCTTGCCTCCTTGTCTTTGACAGGAGCGGAAAGATTGTGTATCGGCAATATGGACTGATTGAATCTGACCTTTCGGGGCTTGTCATTCGTTCTCATGTATGGGCTGCGTCCGATCTGCCATAA
- the lptB gene encoding LPS export ABC transporter ATP-binding protein: MENLVKIYNKRKVVDGVSFYIRKGEIVGLLGPNGAGKTTSFYMSVGFVTPDEGHVFIDNEDLTKAPMHIRARMGVGYLAQEASIFRKLTVAENLEAILETMNLPGDEIIRRRDELLMELQIMRVANQKGYTLSGGERRRCEIARALVTNPDFILLDEPFAGVDPIAVKDIQNVIQSLKERGLGILITDHNVRETLKITDRAYIMYSGRILISGTADDLISDPETRRIYLGEDFKL; the protein is encoded by the coding sequence ATGGAAAATCTTGTTAAGATCTACAATAAACGTAAGGTTGTAGATGGCGTAAGTTTTTATATTAGGAAAGGCGAAATTGTAGGTCTCCTTGGACCCAACGGTGCTGGAAAAACTACTAGTTTCTATATGAGTGTTGGTTTTGTAACCCCAGACGAAGGCCATGTTTTTATAGATAACGAAGATTTAACAAAAGCTCCCATGCATATCAGAGCAAGAATGGGGGTCGGATATTTAGCACAGGAAGCGAGTATTTTTCGTAAACTCACTGTTGCTGAAAACTTAGAAGCCATTTTAGAAACTATGAATCTTCCTGGTGATGAAATCATTCGGCGTAGAGACGAACTTCTTATGGAGTTACAGATCATGCGAGTCGCCAATCAAAAAGGATACACTTTGTCAGGTGGAGAAAGACGTCGTTGTGAAATTGCAAGGGCACTTGTAACAAATCCAGATTTTATTCTTTTGGATGAACCATTTGCAGGTGTGGATCCAATAGCGGTAAAGGACATTCAAAATGTCATTCAATCTTTAAAAGAACGTGGTCTAGGAATTTTGATCACTGACCACAACGTAAGAGAAACATTAAAAATTACAGATCGTGCATACATTATGTATAGCGGTCGAATACTCATATCGGGTACTGCCGATGATTTAATCAGTGATCCAGAAACCAGAAGAATATATTTGGGTGAGGATTTTAAACTATAA
- the rpoN gene encoding RNA polymerase factor sigma-54 translates to MKLGASLSQRQTQKLVMTQDLRQSIELLSLSTLELSDKIQNELLENPLLDEVGVDEKTKMPELFSIDEVKRLEKLNHEKSTDVNWQDSYSLEGPRSYDTEASDRNQKYIESSTRGETLEEHLLNQLRLIKLTKLEFEIGEVLISMIDDKGFITDDLSVVSKEMGYPESKVRRVLQVINELDPIGIGAKDMQETLLIQGKILFPDNTLLHQLIGEFLSDLEKVDYKKIAKNLRITEEEILTLARLIKKLEPYPATTYQGRKIDYVVADVVVKAVGNEFNIFINDEWLPKLSIQEEYRELLNHKLPPKEKEYFQTKYSSAQWLIRSIQQRRQTLQRVVSCIIDFQVDFFRGGIGFIKPLTLKEVAEKLNLHESTISRITTNKYIQTTWGIFELKWFFSSGVKSSEGGKESSKKIHEIIRNLVKDEDENNPLSDQDIVELMEKKGIEIARRTVAKYRKVLRILPSNERKRISSLKG, encoded by the coding sequence ATGAAACTCGGGGCTTCACTTTCACAACGCCAAACGCAGAAATTAGTGATGACCCAGGACTTACGTCAGTCCATCGAATTGTTATCTTTGTCTACATTGGAACTTTCAGATAAAATTCAAAATGAACTTTTAGAAAATCCATTATTGGATGAAGTTGGGGTCGATGAAAAAACAAAGATGCCTGAGCTTTTTTCAATCGATGAAGTAAAACGTTTAGAAAAATTAAATCATGAAAAAAGTACAGATGTCAATTGGCAAGATTCTTATTCGTTAGAGGGCCCTCGGTCTTATGACACAGAAGCTAGTGATAGAAACCAAAAATACATTGAGTCTTCCACTCGAGGGGAAACCTTAGAGGAACATTTACTAAATCAACTAAGGCTCATTAAACTAACAAAATTAGAGTTTGAAATTGGTGAAGTTCTCATCAGTATGATCGACGATAAAGGTTTTATTACAGACGATTTATCTGTTGTTTCTAAGGAAATGGGTTATCCAGAATCAAAAGTACGGCGTGTTTTGCAAGTAATCAACGAACTAGATCCTATTGGGATTGGGGCAAAAGATATGCAAGAAACACTTCTCATTCAAGGGAAAATCCTTTTCCCTGATAATACTCTTTTACACCAATTGATTGGGGAATTTTTATCAGACTTGGAAAAAGTAGATTATAAAAAAATTGCCAAAAATTTAAGAATTACTGAAGAAGAAATTCTGACTCTAGCTCGGTTAATCAAAAAATTAGAACCTTACCCTGCTACAACATACCAAGGAAGGAAAATAGACTACGTAGTGGCTGATGTGGTCGTGAAAGCAGTGGGAAACGAATTCAATATATTTATTAATGATGAATGGCTGCCTAAACTTTCAATCCAAGAAGAATACAGAGAACTTTTAAATCATAAACTTCCTCCGAAAGAAAAGGAATATTTTCAGACAAAATATAGTTCTGCCCAGTGGCTGATTCGTTCGATCCAACAAAGAAGACAAACCTTGCAACGTGTTGTGAGTTGCATCATCGATTTTCAGGTAGATTTTTTTAGAGGTGGAATTGGTTTCATAAAACCTCTCACTTTAAAGGAAGTCGCTGAAAAATTAAATTTACATGAATCTACAATTTCTCGCATAACAACAAATAAGTACATACAAACGACTTGGGGAATATTTGAACTCAAATGGTTTTTTTCCTCTGGTGTGAAGTCCTCAGAAGGTGGAAAAGAAAGTTCCAAAAAGATTCATGAGATCATACGTAATTTGGTGAAAGACGAAGATGAAAACAATCCCTTATCAGACCAAGATATCGTAGAGCTAATGGAGAAAAAAGGTATTGAAATTGCTCGTAGAACAGTTGCAAAGTATAGAAAGGTCCTTAGAATCCTACCTTCCAACGAAAGAAAAAGGATCAGTTCTTTAAAGGGGTAA
- a CDS encoding AMP-dependent synthetase/ligase: MPANLPELFQQSAEKFGNRPAFVSKDESKSYQPVTFKEVYDLGINLAEALIDLGVTAKENVALLADNRLEWIVSDYGILMAGAADVPRGTDITDSEIAYILNHCEAKVIFLENDKMLEKFQKNRSQLEFAKTLIVMDKKSTATGVLKLYDLIEKGKELRAKGSKKAEERMKAIAPDDLFTIIYTSGTTGMPKGVMLKHSNMIHQTSVILGSMIEIKQDERMLSILPVWHVFERVFEYLAIAAGCATYYTNVRDLRDDMKKAKPTFMASAPRLWESIYNGIYTRINDPKQTPALRRGLFNMAYFFSKHFNAATRFLKGNQVDYVGRNPIVSLFKGFYYLVLAIVLAIPYFLLDLVVLSKIREATGGELKASVSGGGALQRHVDAFFNDIGINVLEGYGMTETSPVISVRTFKKLVQGSVGVITPETSVQIRDDLGKVLTHVDANQKLISGKYGARGVIHIRGPQVMKGYYKNPETTAKVLKDGWMDTGDIGMFNFKKTLTITGRAKDTVVLLGGENVEPVPIEDKLTESPFIAQVMVIGQDQKNLGALVVPDFDKLTEWAKENGISETDKQKLIENPKVLDFYKKEIKALNNTKTGFKSFEQVTPFILITKPFEVGDELTNLFKMKRHLITEKYKDKITALYAAD, encoded by the coding sequence ATGCCAGCCAATTTGCCCGAACTCTTCCAGCAGAGTGCTGAAAAATTTGGGAACCGCCCCGCGTTCGTCAGTAAAGACGAATCTAAGTCCTATCAACCTGTCACTTTTAAAGAAGTATATGATCTTGGTATCAACTTAGCAGAAGCTCTCATTGATTTGGGTGTAACTGCAAAAGAAAATGTCGCCTTGCTAGCCGATAACCGATTGGAATGGATTGTTTCCGATTATGGAATCCTCATGGCCGGTGCAGCAGATGTTCCTCGTGGAACCGACATTACTGATTCAGAAATTGCTTATATTCTAAACCATTGTGAAGCAAAAGTGATTTTTCTTGAGAACGATAAAATGCTCGAGAAATTTCAAAAGAACCGCTCTCAATTAGAATTTGCTAAAACTCTCATTGTTATGGATAAAAAATCCACTGCAACTGGTGTATTAAAGCTTTATGATCTAATTGAAAAGGGAAAAGAACTCCGCGCCAAAGGTTCTAAAAAAGCAGAAGAGCGGATGAAAGCAATCGCTCCTGATGACCTCTTTACAATCATTTATACTTCTGGAACAACAGGGATGCCAAAAGGTGTTATGCTGAAACATAGCAACATGATCCACCAAACATCTGTCATTTTAGGAAGTATGATCGAAATCAAACAAGATGAAAGGATGTTGTCTATCCTACCTGTTTGGCACGTATTTGAACGAGTTTTTGAATATTTAGCGATTGCTGCAGGTTGTGCGACATACTATACCAACGTTCGTGATTTGCGAGATGACATGAAAAAGGCAAAACCTACTTTTATGGCTTCTGCTCCAAGACTTTGGGAAAGTATCTACAACGGAATTTATACAAGAATCAATGATCCAAAACAAACTCCAGCTCTACGCCGTGGTTTGTTCAATATGGCTTATTTTTTCTCCAAACACTTCAATGCTGCCACAAGGTTTTTAAAAGGAAACCAAGTGGATTACGTGGGAAGAAATCCTATTGTTTCTTTATTCAAAGGTTTTTACTACTTGGTACTGGCCATTGTTTTGGCGATTCCTTACTTCCTTTTGGATTTGGTTGTACTTTCCAAAATTAGAGAAGCTACTGGTGGGGAACTAAAAGCTTCCGTATCCGGTGGTGGAGCCCTCCAAAGACATGTGGATGCTTTCTTCAATGACATTGGAATCAATGTACTCGAAGGGTATGGAATGACAGAAACTTCTCCAGTGATTTCGGTTCGAACTTTTAAAAAGTTGGTCCAAGGTTCTGTTGGGGTCATCACTCCTGAGACATCAGTGCAAATCCGAGATGATTTGGGAAAAGTCCTTACGCATGTGGATGCCAACCAAAAACTCATTTCTGGAAAATACGGAGCTCGTGGGGTCATCCATATCCGTGGACCACAGGTGATGAAAGGGTATTATAAAAACCCAGAAACTACAGCGAAAGTTTTGAAAGATGGTTGGATGGATACGGGAGATATTGGAATGTTCAATTTCAAAAAGACCCTAACCATCACAGGTCGTGCCAAAGATACGGTAGTTCTCCTTGGTGGGGAAAACGTAGAACCTGTACCCATTGAAGACAAACTCACTGAATCTCCTTTCATTGCGCAAGTGATGGTGATTGGACAAGACCAAAAGAACTTAGGTGCGCTTGTTGTTCCTGATTTTGATAAATTGACAGAGTGGGCTAAAGAAAATGGAATTTCAGAGACTGACAAACAGAAACTCATTGAAAATCCAAAGGTTCTTGATTTCTACAAAAAAGAAATCAAAGCTCTGAACAATACCAAAACTGGATTTAAGTCTTTTGAACAAGTAACTCCATTCATTCTCATTACCAAACCTTTTGAAGTCGGTGATGAATTGACAAATCTTTTCAAAATGAAGCGCCACTTAATCACGGAAAAATACAAAGACAAAATTACTGCTTTGTATGCTGCTGATTAA
- a CDS encoding CTP synthase, which yields MSKTRYIFITGGVSSSLGKGVTVAALGCLLEARGYTVSLQKMDPYINIDPGTMSPYQHGEVYVTEDGAETDLDLGYYERFTKSKFSRKNSVSTGQIYHAVIERERKGDYLGRTVQVVPHITNEIRNRIYNLTRDQETDFVIVEIGGTVGDIESVPFLEAIRQMRYEHGANQVLFLHLTLVPTITAAGEAKTKPTQHSVKELLALGIQPDILICRINKPMSKEMKNKISLFCNVKEQNVISAVDITTSIYEIPLMYREDKLDEVVLNALGMDLRKLNFSQWENMVKRIRNTKKTVKVALIGKYISLQDAYRSVYESLAHGGIANDVEVNVIKINPEDIDSKNIKEHLKGVHGILVPGGFGERGIEGKIAAIQYARTKQIPFFGICLGMQCAVIEFARNVLGYKDANSTEFKPNVEYPVISMIEEQKEIERMGGTMRLGAYPCIVKKGSLAFSEYKAERISERHRHRFEFTLRYKDDFEKKGMNLTGFSPDGSLAEIVEVASHPWFVGVQFHPEFQSKPTDPHPLFAGFIRAASKLAKKTED from the coding sequence TTGTCCAAGACCAGATATATTTTTATTACCGGTGGCGTTTCCTCTTCTTTAGGAAAAGGGGTTACCGTTGCAGCTCTCGGTTGTTTGTTAGAAGCCAGGGGTTATACCGTCTCTTTACAAAAAATGGATCCCTATATCAACATTGACCCAGGTACGATGAGTCCGTACCAACATGGGGAAGTATATGTAACCGAAGACGGTGCAGAAACAGATTTAGATTTAGGATATTACGAAAGATTTACAAAATCCAAATTTTCTAGAAAAAATTCCGTGTCCACGGGCCAAATTTACCATGCGGTCATAGAAAGAGAAAGAAAAGGCGATTATTTAGGAAGAACCGTACAAGTTGTACCGCATATCACCAATGAAATTCGAAATAGAATTTATAACCTAACACGCGATCAGGAGACAGATTTTGTAATTGTGGAAATTGGTGGAACCGTGGGTGACATTGAGTCCGTTCCTTTTCTAGAAGCCATCAGGCAAATGCGATACGAACATGGAGCAAACCAAGTATTGTTTTTGCACCTTACTCTTGTCCCAACCATTACTGCTGCTGGGGAAGCAAAAACAAAACCAACACAACATTCGGTAAAAGAACTCCTTGCGTTAGGTATCCAACCAGACATTTTAATTTGTCGAATCAACAAACCAATGTCAAAGGAGATGAAAAATAAAATTTCTCTTTTTTGTAACGTTAAAGAACAAAATGTAATCTCTGCTGTTGATATCACAACTTCTATCTATGAAATTCCTTTAATGTATAGGGAAGACAAATTGGATGAAGTGGTCTTGAATGCTCTCGGAATGGATCTTCGTAAACTGAATTTTTCCCAATGGGAAAATATGGTAAAACGGATTCGTAATACTAAAAAGACAGTAAAGGTAGCGTTAATTGGAAAGTATATATCCTTACAAGATGCCTATCGTTCCGTTTATGAATCATTGGCGCATGGTGGGATTGCCAATGACGTAGAAGTCAATGTCATCAAAATCAATCCAGAAGATATTGATTCTAAAAACATTAAAGAACATTTAAAAGGTGTACATGGAATTTTAGTTCCAGGTGGATTTGGGGAACGTGGAATTGAAGGCAAAATTGCCGCTATCCAATATGCAAGGACCAAACAAATTCCATTTTTTGGAATTTGCCTTGGGATGCAGTGTGCAGTCATTGAATTTGCAAGAAATGTTCTTGGATATAAAGATGCTAACTCGACAGAGTTTAAACCCAATGTAGAATATCCGGTGATATCTATGATAGAAGAACAAAAAGAAATCGAACGGATGGGTGGAACCATGCGACTTGGTGCTTATCCTTGTATTGTTAAAAAAGGAAGTCTTGCATTTTCAGAATACAAAGCTGAAAGAATTTCCGAACGTCATAGACACAGATTTGAATTCACTTTGAGATATAAAGATGATTTTGAGAAAAAAGGAATGAATCTTACCGGATTTTCACCTGATGGAAGTTTGGCGGAAATTGTAGAAGTGGCGAGTCATCCATGGTTTGTAGGAGTGCAGTTTCATCCTGAATTTCAATCGAAACCGACTGACCCACATCCATTGTTTGCAGGTTTCATACGAGCTGCATCCAAACTAGCTAAAAAAACGGAGGATTAA
- a CDS encoding LIC11631 family protein yields the protein MNRSDGSLVSSSTGVFYPYQHQDFYAMDSLFLSSLKQEEVWDFQSVTQVHLGFLGFLTLRSFLRESLSLPKLQVKGLSKHWKTYLAKVNFLGKGVPWESQEFIPNLVSDSLIPALSFGGKGHWSSEFHWEKQDKDTTSVFFSATNKQSEGDIAISDLMKDFLQYSQTDHYLERAYIRKENSSYLYLNAKETNPRVFFRENPTDLPEFLFLVAELKTKPSTHSN from the coding sequence GTGAATCGATCGGACGGATCTTTAGTTTCCTCATCTACAGGCGTTTTTTACCCCTACCAACACCAGGACTTTTATGCGATGGATTCCTTGTTTTTATCTTCGTTGAAACAAGAAGAAGTTTGGGACTTCCAATCTGTGACCCAAGTTCACTTGGGATTTTTAGGATTTCTAACTTTAAGAAGTTTTTTACGGGAGAGTTTGTCTTTACCCAAACTTCAAGTGAAAGGACTCTCCAAACACTGGAAAACGTATTTAGCCAAGGTGAATTTTTTGGGCAAAGGGGTTCCTTGGGAATCTCAGGAGTTTATCCCCAATTTAGTTTCAGATTCTCTCATCCCAGCGCTTTCATTTGGTGGAAAAGGGCATTGGTCCAGTGAATTTCATTGGGAAAAACAGGACAAAGATACAACTTCAGTTTTCTTTTCCGCTACCAACAAACAAAGCGAAGGTGATATTGCTATTAGTGATTTGATGAAAGATTTTTTGCAATATTCACAAACCGATCACTACTTGGAACGTGCATACATTCGTAAAGAAAACTCTAGTTATTTATACTTAAATGCAAAAGAAACAAACCCAAGAGTGTTCTTTCGAGAAAATCCAACAGATCTACCTGAGTTTTTATTTTTGGTGGCAGAATTAAAAACTAAACCATCTACTCACTCAAATTAA
- the lptC gene encoding LPS export ABC transporter periplasmic protein LptC — protein MMRRLSLFFYLLAIVSCKDKEYLRIEVEKESGSMISMRNFSRSSYKESGELEWKLKGEESYIFPKENKTIIYGFEFKQYEKGNATSAMTGNRGEINHSTKTVLLSGKVRLKTNDGKFIESESLTYNLDEKTLSSEDDVLVYSDGTTIRGKGLRADKGLNKFTIIQPKAVTVGGSNPLKEKQ, from the coding sequence ATGATGCGAAGGTTGAGCTTATTTTTTTATCTACTAGCTATTGTTAGCTGTAAAGATAAGGAATACCTTCGCATTGAAGTAGAAAAAGAATCTGGTTCTATGATTTCTATGAGAAATTTTTCTCGATCCTCATATAAGGAATCTGGAGAACTAGAATGGAAACTAAAAGGTGAAGAATCATATATTTTTCCAAAAGAAAATAAAACCATCATTTACGGTTTTGAATTCAAACAGTATGAAAAGGGAAATGCAACTTCTGCAATGACCGGAAACAGAGGCGAGATCAACCACTCAACAAAAACTGTTCTATTAAGTGGAAAGGTGCGACTTAAAACGAACGATGGAAAGTTCATAGAATCAGAATCCTTAACTTATAATTTAGATGAAAAAACTTTATCGTCTGAAGATGACGTTTTGGTTTACTCCGATGGAACCACCATCCGAGGTAAGGGATTAAGGGCAGACAAAGGATTAAATAAGTTTACGATCATCCAGCCGAAGGCTGTGACTGTGGGCGGTAGTAACCCGCTTAAGGAAAAACAATGA
- the rfaE2 gene encoding D-glycero-beta-D-manno-heptose 1-phosphate adenylyltransferase — translation MSFYDQIHSKIIPLDQIESKRKSLEGKRIVFTNGCFDILHPGHVSYLAQARDLGDLLWIGVNEDASVRRLKGETRPINSCEDRMTVLAGLSSVDFVSSFAEDTPLEILKKVKPSVHSKGGDYQVETLPEYQILKEMGADIQILPFVQGKSTTKILEKAKSPS, via the coding sequence ATGAGTTTTTACGATCAAATCCATTCCAAAATCATTCCTTTGGATCAAATTGAATCCAAAAGAAAGTCACTCGAAGGAAAACGAATTGTATTTACCAATGGATGTTTTGATATTTTGCACCCGGGCCATGTGAGTTACTTAGCGCAGGCTCGTGATTTAGGAGATTTACTTTGGATTGGGGTCAATGAGGATGCAAGTGTTAGGCGACTAAAAGGTGAGACTCGACCCATCAATTCTTGTGAAGACCGAATGACCGTCCTTGCCGGTCTTTCTTCTGTGGACTTTGTTTCCTCATTTGCTGAAGATACCCCGCTTGAAATTTTGAAAAAAGTAAAACCTTCGGTCCATTCCAAAGGGGGAGACTACCAAGTGGAAACCCTGCCGGAATACCAAATTTTAAAAGAGATGGGAGCGGATATTCAAATTTTACCTTTTGTTCAAGGAAAATCCACAACGAAGATTTTAGAAAAAGCCAAATCTCCTTCCTAA
- the rfaE1 gene encoding D-glycero-beta-D-manno-heptose-7-phosphate kinase, translating into MLKIKKTSLRKSFEDLGKIKVLVIGDLILDEYLIGSVERISPEAPVPVVWVRNEKQSLGGSGNVVQNLSSIGVSGVVFGRIGEDKAGDSLESLLLKNSVSKEDLVLLKSKTLPTILKTRIIATHQQICRVDREEVVPLTKEEESSVLKQLELKLNECSAVILSDYDKGYLTPSLIQSVIALCNRENKIVTVDPQVSHFFLYKNIHIMTPNHHEAGKALGKKLLSDFEIESACREISEKLTPDAMMITRGEKGMSIYERKSDSFYHIPTVAKEVFDVTGAGDTVITTYTAFVATGMTIADAALISNVSAGIVVGKLGAATVTQTEIEEALQSLGYLDGSL; encoded by the coding sequence TTGTTGAAAATTAAGAAAACTTCACTTCGTAAATCTTTTGAGGATTTAGGCAAAATCAAAGTGCTTGTGATTGGAGATTTGATTCTAGATGAATATTTGATTGGTTCAGTGGAACGAATTTCCCCGGAAGCTCCTGTACCTGTGGTTTGGGTCCGAAACGAAAAACAATCCTTAGGTGGATCGGGCAACGTAGTTCAGAATTTATCTTCTATCGGAGTCTCTGGGGTTGTTTTTGGAAGGATTGGTGAGGACAAAGCTGGAGATTCTTTAGAAAGTCTTCTACTCAAAAATTCGGTTTCTAAGGAAGACTTGGTTTTATTAAAATCCAAAACCCTTCCTACCATTTTAAAAACTAGGATCATTGCCACACACCAACAAATTTGTCGGGTAGACCGTGAGGAAGTGGTTCCTCTGACCAAAGAAGAAGAAAGTTCCGTGCTCAAACAATTGGAACTTAAATTAAATGAATGTTCCGCAGTCATTTTATCAGATTATGACAAAGGGTATCTCACACCTTCTCTCATTCAGTCCGTCATTGCCCTTTGTAATCGTGAAAATAAAATTGTGACGGTAGACCCACAGGTCAGCCACTTTTTCTTATACAAAAACATCCATATTATGACTCCCAACCATCATGAAGCTGGAAAGGCATTAGGTAAAAAACTTCTGAGTGATTTTGAAATTGAATCAGCTTGTCGGGAAATCTCAGAAAAACTCACACCCGATGCCATGATGATCACTCGTGGGGAAAAAGGAATGTCCATTTATGAAAGAAAATCAGATTCATTTTATCATATCCCAACAGTTGCCAAAGAAGTATTTGATGTGACGGGTGCGGGTGACACTGTGATTACCACATACACTGCTTTTGTGGCAACGGGGATGACCATAGCCGATGCCGCTCTTATCTCTAATGTGAGTGCTGGGATCGTCGTTGGAAAGTTAGGTGCTGCTACTGTCACACAAACGGAAATTGAAGAGGCCCTGCAATCTCTCGGTTATTTGGATGGGAGCCTATGA
- a CDS encoding LON peptidase substrate-binding domain-containing protein, with product MFLPLHIFEPRYRMMLDFCMENGGEMGMAPYPKNWVGAGFPPIPEVVGYGHIIQKESLPDGRSNIILEGIGTAEIVSLDSTEPFYIAQIVRREHQRNKNVSETLKEKIEELLILTKRILLAEGAEEDLILKMNQILVHPYPVDFIASLIYFDFKTKQTILETTHLETKADLLKTVLLGLNLSE from the coding sequence ATGTTTTTACCTCTCCATATCTTTGAACCCAGATACCGGATGATGCTCGATTTTTGTATGGAAAACGGGGGAGAAATGGGAATGGCGCCTTACCCAAAAAATTGGGTTGGTGCAGGATTTCCTCCCATCCCAGAAGTTGTCGGATATGGTCATATCATCCAAAAAGAATCCTTACCAGATGGAAGATCCAATATCATTTTAGAAGGAATTGGAACTGCTGAAATTGTAAGTTTGGATTCCACAGAACCATTTTATATCGCACAAATTGTTCGCCGGGAACACCAAAGAAATAAAAATGTTTCGGAAACTTTAAAAGAAAAAATTGAAGAGTTACTTATTCTCACCAAACGAATCTTACTTGCCGAAGGTGCGGAGGAAGATTTAATTTTAAAAATGAATCAAATTTTGGTTCATCCTTATCCGGTAGATTTTATAGCCTCACTCATCTACTTTGATTTTAAAACTAAACAAACCATATTGGAAACCACTCATTTAGAGACCAAAGCTGATCTTTTAAAGACGGTTTTACTTGGTCTTAATTTGAGTGAGTAG